A genomic window from Halorubrum lacusprofundi ATCC 49239 includes:
- a CDS encoding CDP-alcohol phosphatidyltransferase family protein, with product MTLDQYRSVADRLLGPWVRAAAKIGLSPDQVSVLAFGVAVAAAGAFAVGEPVFYLVGALCVLLNGWLDLVDGALARHLEVSSDGGDLLDHVLDRYADIAVIAGFTVGIESYALGFAAVTGVLMTSYMGTQIQAVGIGREYGGLLGRADRLALMGIVGVVAAVYSAPIVAGLNVVGLLLALFAAVGHLTAVQRFLGAWSDL from the coding sequence ATGACCCTCGACCAGTACCGCTCGGTCGCGGACCGCCTGCTCGGGCCGTGGGTGCGCGCCGCGGCAAAGATCGGGCTCTCGCCGGACCAAGTGAGCGTCCTCGCGTTCGGCGTCGCGGTCGCGGCCGCCGGTGCGTTCGCGGTCGGTGAGCCCGTCTTTTATCTCGTCGGGGCGCTCTGCGTCCTGCTCAACGGCTGGCTCGACCTCGTCGACGGCGCGCTCGCGCGCCACCTCGAGGTCTCCTCCGACGGCGGCGACCTCCTCGATCACGTCCTCGACCGCTACGCCGACATCGCGGTGATCGCCGGATTCACGGTCGGGATCGAGTCGTACGCGCTCGGCTTCGCCGCGGTGACCGGCGTGCTGATGACATCGTACATGGGCACGCAGATTCAGGCGGTCGGCATCGGTCGGGAGTACGGCGGCCTGCTCGGGCGCGCCGACCGGCTCGCGCTGATGGGGATCGTGGGCGTCGTCGCCGCCGTCTACTCGGCGCCGATCGTCGCCGGCCTGAACGTCGTCGGTCTCCTGCTGGCGCTGTTCGCGGCCGTCGGACACCTGACCGCGGTCCAGCGGTTCCTCGGTGCCTGGAGCGATTTATAA
- a CDS encoding adenylate kinase family protein translates to MSGTERDEADSPIRVAVTGTPGTGKSTATALLADEYDVIHLNDRIKGDDDLWTERDADRDTLVADLDAVREHLGDWSGVLDSHLAHRFDVDRVVVLRCHPETIERRLRERGESDATAEENAESEALDVILSEAVAEHGMDNVYEIDTTDRDPESVADAIRAAIEGDREPSAGTVDFMDYI, encoded by the coding sequence GTGAGCGGGACCGAGCGCGACGAAGCTGACTCCCCAATCCGCGTCGCGGTCACCGGCACCCCGGGAACCGGCAAGTCGACCGCGACGGCACTGCTCGCTGACGAGTACGACGTGATCCATCTTAACGACCGCATTAAAGGCGACGACGACCTCTGGACCGAGCGCGACGCCGACCGGGACACGCTCGTCGCCGACCTCGACGCGGTCCGCGAGCACCTCGGCGACTGGTCCGGCGTGCTCGACTCCCACCTCGCGCACCGGTTCGACGTCGACCGCGTGGTCGTCCTCCGGTGTCACCCGGAGACGATCGAGCGGCGGCTCCGCGAGCGTGGCGAGTCGGACGCGACCGCCGAGGAAAATGCGGAGAGCGAGGCGCTCGACGTGATCCTCTCGGAGGCGGTCGCCGAACACGGCATGGACAACGTCTACGAGATCGACACCACTGACCGCGACCCGGAGTCCGTGGCCGACGCGATCCGCGCGGCGATCGAGGGCGATCGCGAGCCGAGCGCGGGGACCGTCGACTTCATGGATTATATATGA
- the hisC gene encoding histidinol-phosphate transaminase — protein sequence MQPRDLSDHSPYVPGRGVEEVARDRGLDPDDLIKLSSNENPHGPSPAAVDAIREHADRVHQYPKSSHTDLTAKLAEKWDVSTEQVWVSPGADGSIDYLSRAALEPGDEVLVPEPGFAYYAMSARYHHGEVSEYALSPDDGFAQDAETVLSAYGGERIVYLTSPHNPSGSVMPLDEVRAIADATAEETLVVVDEAYGEFAEVDSAIPLVDERDDVAVLRTFSKAYGLAGLRIGYSVVPEAWGEAYARVNTPFAANELACRAALAALDDEEHVAESVETARWAREYIADELDAPTVESAGNFVLAEVGDAERVAEEAQERGVIIRDCTSFGLPNHVRISTGTREGTREAVARLNETLADLGLGVRA from the coding sequence ATGCAACCACGGGATCTCTCCGATCACTCGCCGTACGTGCCGGGTCGGGGCGTCGAGGAGGTCGCCCGCGACCGCGGGCTCGACCCCGACGACCTCATCAAGCTCTCCTCGAACGAGAACCCCCACGGGCCGAGCCCGGCGGCCGTCGACGCGATCCGCGAGCACGCCGACCGCGTCCACCAGTACCCGAAATCTTCGCACACCGACCTCACCGCGAAGCTGGCCGAGAAGTGGGACGTGTCGACCGAGCAGGTGTGGGTCTCGCCGGGCGCCGACGGCTCGATCGACTACCTCTCGCGGGCCGCGTTGGAGCCCGGCGACGAGGTGCTCGTGCCGGAACCGGGATTCGCCTACTACGCGATGTCCGCCCGGTACCACCACGGCGAGGTCTCTGAGTACGCGCTCTCTCCCGACGACGGCTTCGCGCAGGACGCCGAGACGGTGCTGAGCGCCTACGGCGGCGAGCGGATCGTCTACCTCACGTCGCCGCACAACCCCTCGGGCTCGGTCATGCCCCTCGACGAGGTGCGGGCGATCGCGGACGCGACCGCCGAGGAGACGCTCGTCGTCGTCGACGAGGCGTACGGGGAGTTCGCCGAGGTCGACAGCGCGATCCCGCTGGTCGACGAGCGCGACGACGTGGCGGTGCTGCGCACCTTCTCGAAGGCGTACGGCCTCGCCGGGCTCCGGATCGGGTACAGCGTCGTCCCGGAGGCGTGGGGCGAGGCGTACGCTCGGGTCAACACTCCCTTCGCGGCGAACGAACTCGCGTGCCGGGCCGCGCTCGCCGCCCTCGACGACGAGGAGCACGTCGCGGAGTCGGTCGAGACGGCACGCTGGGCGCGCGAGTACATCGCGGACGAACTGGACGCCCCCACGGTCGAGTCGGCCGGGAACTTCGTGCTCGCCGAGGTCGGCGACGCGGAGCGGGTCGCCGAGGAGGCGCAGGAGCGCGGCGTCATCATCCGCGACTGTACCTCCTTCGGGCTCCCGAACCACGTCCGGATCTCGACCGGGACGCGCGAGGGGACCCGCGAGGCCGTCGCCCGGCTCAACGAGACGCTCGCGGACCTCGGGTTGGGTGTTCGAGCGTGA
- a CDS encoding fumarylacetoacetate hydrolase family protein, which translates to MHHARFRDPAGSIREGTYDPETDTVAFAGEEYALDDPAIDVLPPAEPTKIVCIGRNYADHAAELDNDVPDRPLLFLKPPNALASHGDEITVPAGKDRIDWEAEIAVVIGEQCKDVDADDAMDVVAGFTCMNDVSNRDDQDREQNWVRGKAFDGAAPLGPVMATPDEVPADASVELRVNGETKQSSDRSYLMFDVPTLIEEITTYLTLEPGDVISTGTPEGVGALSDGDTVEVEIEGVGTLEHDVRVP; encoded by the coding sequence ATGCACCACGCGCGATTCCGCGACCCGGCCGGCTCGATCCGCGAGGGAACGTACGACCCCGAGACCGACACCGTCGCCTTCGCGGGCGAGGAGTACGCCCTCGACGACCCCGCGATCGACGTGCTCCCGCCCGCGGAGCCGACGAAGATCGTCTGTATCGGCCGCAACTACGCCGACCACGCCGCCGAGCTCGACAACGACGTGCCGGACCGGCCCCTCCTCTTCTTGAAGCCGCCGAACGCGCTGGCGAGCCACGGCGACGAGATCACGGTCCCCGCGGGGAAAGACCGGATCGACTGGGAGGCCGAGATCGCGGTCGTCATCGGCGAACAGTGCAAAGACGTCGACGCCGACGACGCGATGGACGTCGTCGCCGGGTTCACCTGCATGAACGACGTGTCGAACCGCGACGACCAGGACCGCGAGCAGAACTGGGTGCGCGGGAAGGCGTTCGACGGCGCCGCGCCGCTCGGCCCCGTGATGGCGACCCCCGACGAGGTGCCGGCCGACGCGAGCGTCGAGCTCCGCGTCAACGGCGAGACGAAGCAGTCGAGCGACCGCTCGTACCTCATGTTCGACGTGCCGACGCTGATCGAGGAGATCACGACCTACCTCACCTTAGAGCCGGGCGACGTGATCTCGACCGGGACGCCAGAGGGCGTCGGCGCCCTCTCAGACGGCGACACCGTCGAAGTCGAGATTGAGGGCGTCGGAACGCTCGAACACGACGTGCGCGTGCCCTGA
- a CDS encoding zinc ribbon domain-containing protein, translating into MPSERNDAPSRTDRCRECDRAVTPGANFCPGCGADLRAAESRDDASAAYCTECGEPVAPAAEFCANCGTRCGRAEPPTAGPPDPTADSDARREFRVRVRDHLDDGWELTEDHGDRVVLVARDIGSIPAHVLLLLTTGGVGNLLYGWYNYAELAETRRLSVSDGPLPDGELGAPGDGDPLVALSGYLLGGILLLVGLGIAAVAVGQGARLGALFGLAFAALGLALSPPAERRLDRRHGLSRFGRIRTVDHRITPSTERTEAPCVVCGEAFERGVVRRRRDETVVAGVPIRTHSLRCNHYCAGCARAELFGGDADETAIDPDVSLDDSEFDDSEFDDSEFGRDEETERERERER; encoded by the coding sequence ATGCCCTCCGAGCGGAACGACGCCCCGTCGCGGACCGATCGGTGTCGCGAGTGCGATCGGGCGGTCACGCCCGGCGCGAACTTCTGTCCGGGCTGTGGCGCCGACCTGCGCGCCGCGGAATCGCGGGACGACGCCTCAGCCGCCTACTGCACGGAGTGCGGCGAGCCCGTCGCGCCCGCCGCCGAGTTCTGCGCGAACTGCGGAACGCGGTGCGGGAGGGCCGAGCCCCCGACAGCCGGCCCCCCTGATCCCACCGCCGACTCCGACGCCCGACGCGAGTTCCGCGTCCGAGTACGAGACCACCTCGACGACGGCTGGGAGCTCACCGAGGACCACGGCGACCGGGTCGTGCTTGTCGCCAGGGACATCGGCTCGATCCCGGCCCACGTCCTCCTCCTCCTGACGACCGGCGGCGTCGGGAACCTGCTGTACGGCTGGTACAACTACGCCGAGCTGGCGGAGACGCGTCGGCTCAGCGTCTCCGACGGCCCGCTCCCGGACGGCGAACTGGGGGCGCCCGGCGACGGCGACCCGCTCGTCGCCCTCTCCGGCTACCTCTTGGGCGGCATTCTCCTGCTGGTCGGGCTCGGGATCGCCGCCGTCGCGGTCGGGCAGGGAGCGCGCCTCGGCGCGCTGTTCGGGCTCGCGTTCGCCGCGCTCGGGCTGGCGTTGTCTCCGCCCGCTGAGCGGCGGCTCGACCGCCGACACGGCCTCTCCCGGTTCGGCCGAATCCGCACCGTCGACCACCGGATCACCCCGTCGACGGAGCGGACCGAGGCGCCCTGCGTCGTCTGCGGCGAGGCGTTCGAGCGCGGCGTCGTCCGCCGGCGCCGCGACGAGACGGTCGTCGCGGGCGTCCCGATTCGGACCCACTCGCTGCGGTGCAACCACTACTGCGCCGGCTGCGCCCGCGCGGAGCTGTTCGGCGGCGACGCCGACGAGACGGCGATCGATCCGGATGTCAGCCTCGACGACTCCGAGTTCGACGACTCCGAATTCGACGACTCCGAGTTCGGACGGGACGAGGAGACGGAGCGGGAGCGGGAGCGAGAGCGCTGA
- a CDS encoding metal-dependent hydrolase — translation MELTWHGHSTWHVVVDDTELLIDPYFDNPKTDVDPEELDPDYLLLTHGHSDHIGDVDRYEGATVVATPELTGYIQENFGHENAVGGMGMNIGGTVECGDAWVTMVRADHSNGIDTGYGTSAGMPAGFVIGDKKPTQESDPDCTTFYHAGDTGLMSEMVDVIAPYLEPDAAALPTGDHFTMGPAGAGIAADWVGADVVFPMHYDTFQPIEIDTREFVNEVKAAGAAAEPVVLEGDETYVLENEFGSDGD, via the coding sequence ATGGAACTTACTTGGCACGGCCACTCGACGTGGCACGTCGTCGTCGACGACACCGAACTCCTGATCGATCCGTACTTCGACAACCCGAAGACCGACGTCGATCCGGAAGAGCTCGACCCCGACTACCTCCTCTTGACCCACGGTCACTCCGATCACATCGGCGACGTGGACCGCTACGAGGGCGCGACAGTGGTCGCCACCCCGGAGCTGACGGGGTACATCCAGGAAAACTTCGGCCACGAGAACGCCGTCGGCGGGATGGGGATGAACATCGGCGGCACCGTCGAGTGCGGCGACGCGTGGGTGACGATGGTCCGCGCGGACCACTCGAACGGGATCGACACGGGCTACGGCACCTCCGCCGGGATGCCGGCCGGGTTCGTCATCGGCGACAAGAAGCCGACCCAAGAGTCCGACCCCGACTGCACGACGTTCTACCACGCCGGCGACACCGGGCTGATGTCCGAGATGGTCGACGTGATCGCGCCGTACCTCGAACCCGACGCCGCCGCGCTGCCGACGGGCGACCACTTCACGATGGGGCCGGCCGGGGCCGGCATCGCCGCCGACTGGGTGGGCGCCGACGTGGTGTTCCCGATGCACTACGACACGTTCCAGCCGATCGAGATCGACACGCGCGAGTTCGTCAACGAGGTGAAGGCGGCCGGCGCCGCGGCCGAGCCCGTCGTCCTCGAGGGCGACGAGACGTACGTGCTGGAGAACGAATTCGGTAGCGACGGCGACTGA
- a CDS encoding OsmC family protein → MADIETSTVSEEGYACTSQVGEFDLQIDATDETGPNPNAALVATYASCYLPAFRVGGSQRGEEELGKVQIDASAVLDDDDDLESIAFDVHVAADLDDETATDIAERAEGICHVHSALRDDLHADVSVYPGAF, encoded by the coding sequence ATGGCAGACATCGAGACATCCACCGTTTCCGAGGAAGGCTACGCCTGCACGAGTCAGGTCGGCGAGTTCGACCTGCAGATCGACGCGACCGACGAGACGGGGCCGAACCCGAACGCCGCGCTCGTCGCGACATACGCCTCCTGTTACCTCCCCGCGTTCCGCGTCGGCGGGAGCCAGCGCGGCGAGGAGGAGCTCGGTAAGGTCCAGATCGACGCGAGCGCGGTGCTCGACGACGACGACGACCTCGAGTCCATCGCCTTCGACGTCCACGTCGCGGCCGACCTCGACGACGAGACCGCGACCGACATCGCCGAGCGCGCCGAGGGCATCTGTCACGTCCACAGCGCGCTGCGCGACGACCTCCACGCCGACGTCAGCGTCTACCCGGGCGCGTTCTGA